The following proteins are encoded in a genomic region of Sorangiineae bacterium MSr12523:
- a CDS encoding SPOR domain-containing protein — protein sequence MDQGPNPETPAEQAEVEKTPLGVTLAFIAIGGACVVFAISALSGRRSSAPAYVDPLSDLVAQRAPAGAAFRPTDLASHEVTFPGILSDKDRPTTALAAVRGNSAKLAAMNALADAGAAPPVAPAPVASAASAASAAASAAPSASSSSGASSGVPLPAQAVLEPSPVVTRPRDALTRAASESGQIGQAAAPSAPVGHEGGYQLQISSFRSAQEATKFADQLRARGHKAYVREAHVPGRGTWYRVRVGPFSSQQAAAAYRGRFEAKEHVVPFLLQPKEASDE from the coding sequence ATGGACCAAGGCCCGAACCCCGAGACGCCGGCCGAGCAGGCGGAGGTGGAGAAGACACCTCTCGGCGTGACCTTGGCGTTCATCGCCATCGGTGGCGCCTGCGTCGTGTTCGCGATCTCTGCGCTTTCGGGCCGGAGGTCGAGCGCACCGGCGTACGTGGATCCTCTGAGCGATCTCGTGGCGCAGCGTGCACCGGCCGGCGCGGCCTTTCGTCCGACGGATCTCGCGTCGCACGAGGTGACGTTCCCAGGGATCCTCAGCGACAAAGATCGACCCACGACGGCGCTCGCGGCGGTGCGAGGAAACAGCGCCAAGCTTGCCGCGATGAACGCGCTCGCCGACGCGGGCGCAGCGCCGCCGGTCGCGCCGGCTCCTGTCGCATCGGCCGCATCGGCCGCATCGGCCGCGGCATCGGCCGCGCCGAGTGCGTCGTCTTCGTCGGGAGCATCATCGGGTGTGCCGCTGCCGGCGCAGGCGGTGCTCGAGCCATCTCCGGTGGTGACGCGCCCGCGTGACGCATTGACGCGAGCCGCAAGCGAATCGGGGCAGATCGGTCAGGCGGCCGCACCATCGGCACCGGTGGGGCACGAGGGCGGTTATCAACTGCAGATCAGCTCTTTCCGCTCTGCGCAAGAGGCAACGAAGTTTGCAGACCAACTGCGTGCACGGGGTCACAAGGCGTATGTCCGTGAAGCGCATGTTCCGGGTCGCGGTACCTGGTACCGGGTGCGCGTTGGACCATTCTCCAGTCAGCAGGCCGCCGCCGCCTACCGCGGCCGTTTCGAGGCGAAAGAGCACGTCGTGCCGTTCCTGTTGCAACCCAAGGAAGCGAGCGACGAGTAA
- the argS gene encoding arginine--tRNA ligase, which translates to MSLIDRVRESLQHALSRLAQEGAFPAGADVLGGEASWTVERPKRPEHGDFATNIALVLNKRVKLAPRALAEAIVRALGADPIMASAEIAGPGFINLRLHPRAFHAELDALLRAGTAFGRVPAGPQRVNLEFVSANPTGPINVASGRNAIYGDAVGRLLEATGWRVTREYYINDRGNQIRLFAESVKAIHAGRDVPEDGYQGEYVKELAHHLAQVDPAAISGDTEALGRTCVTWMLRGIPGSKVLPGISTSLASLGVYFDVWFSEESLHRWGAVPMALAQLERDGHLVRKDGALFFVAKGDQEDKDRVVQKSNGDYSYFASDIGYAKDKIGRGYDHMIIVLGADHHGYKPRMRNAIEALGFGADRLECLFYQLVFIYRNGEMVRSSKRAGNFVTIEEVADEIDEAAGRKGAGSDAIRFFFLSRNANSNVDFDIDLAKKKSLDNPVFYVQYGHARLCSILRKAESMGIPLRTQLSPEEWASLVHPDELAIASRLAEFPDLVRTAAVLREPHRVVFFVQDLARDFQSYFTRLKTDPILPQASQRAAEGWEAQWDHKKTAARLAWVEAMRIAYRAALELLGVSAPERMDRPAEEEGPDGGKDEIE; encoded by the coding sequence ATGAGCTTGATCGATCGAGTCCGCGAATCGTTGCAGCATGCGCTGAGCCGGCTTGCGCAGGAAGGCGCCTTCCCCGCAGGCGCCGATGTGCTCGGCGGCGAGGCCTCGTGGACCGTCGAGCGGCCGAAGCGCCCCGAGCACGGTGATTTCGCGACCAACATCGCCCTCGTCCTCAACAAGCGGGTCAAGCTCGCGCCGCGTGCGCTGGCCGAGGCCATCGTCCGCGCCCTCGGGGCCGACCCCATCATGGCGTCCGCGGAGATCGCGGGCCCGGGCTTCATCAACTTGCGCCTGCATCCGCGCGCCTTTCATGCGGAGCTCGATGCGCTCCTCCGTGCCGGCACCGCTTTCGGCCGCGTGCCCGCCGGCCCGCAGCGCGTGAACCTCGAGTTCGTGAGCGCGAACCCCACCGGTCCCATCAACGTGGCATCCGGCCGCAACGCCATCTATGGCGACGCCGTCGGCCGCCTGCTCGAGGCCACGGGATGGCGGGTCACGCGCGAGTACTACATCAACGACCGCGGCAATCAGATCCGCCTCTTCGCGGAAAGCGTGAAAGCCATCCACGCCGGACGCGACGTGCCCGAGGACGGCTACCAAGGCGAGTACGTCAAAGAGCTGGCGCACCACCTCGCTCAGGTCGACCCCGCCGCCATCTCGGGCGACACGGAAGCCCTCGGCCGCACCTGCGTCACCTGGATGCTGCGCGGCATCCCAGGCTCCAAAGTTCTTCCCGGCATTTCGACCTCGCTGGCCAGCCTCGGCGTTTACTTCGACGTGTGGTTCAGTGAGGAATCGCTCCATCGTTGGGGGGCCGTGCCCATGGCGCTGGCTCAACTCGAGCGCGACGGTCACCTCGTGCGCAAAGACGGCGCACTCTTCTTCGTCGCCAAAGGCGATCAGGAAGACAAAGACCGCGTCGTGCAAAAGTCCAATGGCGATTATTCTTATTTCGCCAGCGACATTGGTTACGCCAAAGACAAAATCGGTCGCGGCTACGACCATATGATCATCGTATTGGGGGCCGACCACCACGGTTACAAGCCGCGGATGCGCAACGCCATCGAGGCGCTCGGTTTCGGCGCCGATCGGCTCGAATGCCTCTTCTATCAATTGGTATTCATTTACCGGAATGGTGAAATGGTTCGCTCGTCCAAGCGGGCGGGGAATTTCGTCACCATCGAGGAAGTGGCCGACGAAATCGACGAGGCGGCAGGCCGCAAGGGCGCCGGCAGCGATGCGATTCGCTTTTTCTTCCTATCGCGCAATGCGAATTCCAATGTCGACTTCGATATCGACTTGGCGAAGAAGAAGAGCCTCGACAATCCGGTGTTCTACGTTCAATACGGGCACGCGCGCCTGTGCTCGATTCTGCGCAAAGCCGAAAGCATGGGCATTCCATTGCGCACGCAGCTTTCACCGGAAGAGTGGGCATCGCTGGTCCACCCGGACGAATTGGCCATTGCCTCGCGCTTGGCGGAGTTTCCCGATCTGGTGCGCACGGCCGCTGTGTTGCGTGAGCCGCACCGGGTCGTCTTTTTCGTGCAAGATCTCGCGCGCGACTTCCAGAGCTACTTCACCCGCCTCAAGACGGATCCCATTCTGCCGCAGGCTTCGCAGCGCGCAGCCGAGGGGTGGGAGGCGCAGTGGGACCACAAGAAGACCGCGGCGCGCCTTGCGTGGGTGGAGGCGATGCGCATCGCCTACCGTGCCGCGCTCGAGCTTCTCGGCGTGAGCGCGCCCGAGCGCATGGATCGCCCGGCGGAGGAAGAAGGCCCCGACGGCGGCAAAGACGAAATTGAGTGA
- a CDS encoding Isoquinoline 1-oxidoreductase subunit, with the protein MIPTVRGACCTLGLLLFACGGTPAPEPSTTRGGAPPLPPVAANDLRAPEAFAGISDTTERSRALFTEASRVMLHPRCVNCHPAGDSPHQRDDMALHDPPVVRGPEDKGVVGMQCTSCHQERNPVLARVPGAPQWHLAPKTMAWEGRSAAAICAQVKDPARNGGKSLQQIVEHSGHDPLVGWGWSPGADRAPAPGSQAKFGALVAAWVATGAACPSDKSEKEAKR; encoded by the coding sequence ATGATCCCGACCGTCCGAGGTGCGTGCTGCACCCTGGGTTTGCTTCTATTTGCCTGCGGGGGAACGCCTGCCCCCGAGCCGTCGACCACGAGAGGGGGCGCCCCGCCGCTGCCGCCCGTCGCCGCCAACGATCTTCGCGCACCGGAGGCCTTCGCCGGCATTTCGGACACGACGGAACGATCGCGCGCATTGTTTACCGAGGCGAGCCGCGTGATGCTTCATCCGCGCTGCGTGAATTGCCATCCCGCGGGGGACTCGCCGCACCAGCGTGACGACATGGCTTTGCACGATCCCCCGGTCGTCCGCGGCCCCGAGGACAAGGGTGTGGTCGGCATGCAGTGCACGTCCTGCCATCAGGAGAGAAACCCCGTGCTGGCACGCGTGCCTGGCGCTCCGCAGTGGCATCTGGCCCCGAAGACGATGGCGTGGGAAGGGCGCTCGGCCGCCGCCATTTGTGCACAGGTGAAGGATCCCGCGCGCAACGGCGGCAAGAGCCTGCAGCAGATCGTGGAACACTCCGGGCACGATCCATTGGTCGGCTGGGGCTGGTCGCCAGGTGCGGATCGCGCACCGGCACCGGGTTCGCAAGCGAAGTTTGGAGCTTTGGTCGCCGCATGGGTCGCGACCGGGGCAGCATGCCCGTCCGACAAGTCCGAGAAGGAGGCCAAGCGATGA
- a CDS encoding (2Fe-2S)-binding protein, translating into MFTVRVNGTEQKLDVDPDMPLLWALRDMVGLTGTKYGCGQALCGACVVHLNGEPVRSCVTPISRAAGGTVLTIEGLSPDGNHPLQKAWVELGVPQCGFCQSGQIMSAAALLAKKPHPTDAEIDESLAGNLCRCGTYTRIRAAVKKASGTP; encoded by the coding sequence ATGTTCACGGTACGGGTCAATGGCACCGAGCAAAAACTCGATGTCGATCCCGACATGCCGCTGCTCTGGGCTCTTCGCGACATGGTCGGCCTCACGGGCACGAAGTACGGCTGCGGGCAGGCCTTGTGCGGCGCCTGCGTGGTGCACTTGAACGGCGAGCCGGTACGCTCCTGCGTGACGCCGATCAGCCGTGCGGCGGGAGGCACGGTCCTCACCATCGAGGGGCTCTCGCCCGATGGGAACCACCCCCTGCAAAAGGCGTGGGTCGAGCTCGGGGTGCCCCAATGTGGCTTCTGCCAATCGGGGCAAATCATGTCGGCGGCGGCGCTGCTGGCCAAAAAGCCGCATCCCACGGATGCGGAGATCGACGAATCGCTCGCGGGCAATTTGTGCCGCTGCGGAACCTACACGCGCATTCGCGCGGCCGTGAAAAAGGCCTCGGGGACACCTTGA
- a CDS encoding molybdopterin-dependent oxidoreductase, translating to MDIQIPRRSFLAALGLSVGTLALGIAPSEAHAAPPPGLPSGDGGLTANAFLHIAPDGTVSVICHRSEMGQGIRSSLPVLVADELGADMAKVKILQGDGDPIYGDQNTDGSKSVRGGFDDMRKVGATARMMLIAAAAKQWKVPAAQCEAKEHAVVHTASNRRLGFGELAPLAAKVPVPKSKDVVLRPRSELRRVGTALPLLDAPDIVTGRAIYAADVRLPGMLTAVVARPPVVGGKMDRYDGARAKAVPGVKRLVEMPVPKGAPAFQPLGGVAVVADNTWTALKARGLLDITWSAGENGAYDSAKYRETLLAAVRAPGKTVRKLGDVDSALAKATRKVEAEYHVPHLAHASMEPPAAVAKVDGNGCEVWACTQNPQGARKEVATALGLPESKVKIHVTLLGGGFGRKSKPDFIVEAAFLARTMGVPVRLVWTREDDVRHDYYHSACTQRLVAGLDERGKVTAWHHRTAFPCIPATFDTSKTFGDLPELSMGVLDWPLAVPNIRAESCEAKAHTRIGWLRSVHNINHAFAMSSFIDEIAHARGEDPRANLLDIIGPPRLMRLPELGVDKIWNYDDPMDKRPVDAGRLRRVVERATELANWASSRGSKKRALGLAAHYSFLTYVAVVASVVNDGAGKIRVDEAWIVADPGTVVNMDRVRSQMEGAVVFSMSHALHGAITMRNGAVEQSNFRDYQLARIGEVPRNVHVDILTNNDALPGGVGEPGVPPVAPAIANAVFALTGKRIRELPLTRAGVIA from the coding sequence ATGGACATCCAGATCCCGCGTCGTTCCTTTCTTGCGGCGCTTGGCCTCTCGGTGGGCACGTTGGCCCTCGGCATTGCACCGAGCGAAGCCCACGCCGCACCACCGCCCGGGCTTCCGTCCGGCGACGGCGGTCTCACGGCCAACGCCTTTCTGCACATCGCCCCCGATGGCACCGTCAGCGTGATTTGCCATCGCTCGGAGATGGGGCAAGGCATCCGCAGCTCGCTCCCCGTTCTCGTCGCCGACGAGTTGGGCGCCGACATGGCCAAGGTGAAGATCCTCCAAGGCGACGGCGATCCGATTTACGGCGATCAGAACACCGACGGCTCGAAAAGCGTGCGGGGCGGCTTCGACGACATGCGCAAGGTGGGCGCCACCGCGCGCATGATGCTCATTGCCGCCGCGGCGAAACAGTGGAAGGTGCCCGCGGCGCAGTGCGAGGCGAAAGAGCACGCGGTGGTTCACACGGCGAGCAACCGGCGTCTCGGCTTTGGCGAACTCGCGCCGCTCGCGGCGAAGGTGCCCGTGCCCAAGTCGAAAGACGTGGTCCTTCGCCCCAGGTCCGAGCTGCGCCGGGTGGGCACTGCCCTGCCCTTGCTCGACGCGCCCGACATCGTCACGGGGCGGGCCATTTACGCGGCGGACGTGCGCCTTCCGGGCATGCTCACCGCCGTCGTGGCGCGGCCTCCCGTGGTCGGTGGCAAGATGGATCGCTACGACGGCGCGCGCGCCAAGGCGGTGCCGGGGGTCAAACGGCTCGTCGAGATGCCCGTACCCAAGGGGGCGCCCGCGTTTCAGCCGCTGGGCGGCGTCGCCGTGGTCGCCGACAACACGTGGACCGCGCTCAAGGCCCGCGGCTTGCTCGACATCACCTGGTCGGCCGGCGAAAACGGCGCGTACGACTCGGCGAAGTACCGCGAAACGCTCCTCGCCGCCGTGCGGGCGCCGGGCAAAACCGTGCGCAAGCTCGGCGACGTCGACTCCGCACTCGCCAAGGCCACGCGCAAAGTGGAGGCCGAGTACCACGTGCCGCACCTCGCGCACGCGTCGATGGAGCCGCCCGCCGCCGTGGCCAAGGTCGATGGCAACGGCTGCGAGGTGTGGGCGTGCACGCAAAATCCGCAAGGCGCACGCAAGGAGGTGGCGACGGCGTTGGGGCTTCCCGAGTCCAAGGTGAAGATCCACGTGACGCTGCTCGGCGGCGGTTTCGGGCGCAAGTCGAAGCCCGACTTCATCGTCGAGGCGGCGTTCCTGGCCCGCACCATGGGCGTGCCCGTGCGCCTCGTATGGACGCGCGAGGATGACGTTCGCCACGACTATTACCACTCGGCATGCACCCAGCGCCTCGTGGCCGGCCTCGACGAGCGCGGCAAGGTCACCGCGTGGCACCACCGCACGGCATTCCCCTGCATCCCGGCGACCTTCGACACGAGCAAGACCTTCGGCGACCTACCCGAGCTCTCCATGGGCGTGCTCGATTGGCCGCTCGCGGTGCCGAACATCCGCGCCGAGTCGTGCGAGGCGAAAGCCCACACGCGCATTGGGTGGCTTCGCTCGGTGCACAACATCAACCACGCCTTCGCGATGAGCAGCTTCATCGACGAGATTGCCCACGCCCGCGGAGAAGATCCGCGTGCGAACCTGCTGGACATCATCGGGCCGCCGCGCTTGATGCGGCTGCCGGAGCTCGGCGTCGACAAGATCTGGAACTACGACGACCCGATGGACAAGCGCCCCGTCGATGCCGGGCGCCTGCGCCGGGTGGTGGAGCGCGCCACCGAGCTGGCCAATTGGGCGAGCTCGCGCGGCTCGAAAAAACGCGCCCTCGGGTTGGCGGCGCACTACAGCTTTCTCACCTACGTCGCCGTGGTGGCCTCCGTCGTGAACGATGGCGCTGGGAAGATCCGCGTCGACGAGGCATGGATCGTGGCCGACCCTGGCACCGTGGTCAACATGGACCGGGTGCGCTCGCAGATGGAAGGCGCGGTCGTCTTCTCCATGAGCCATGCGCTGCACGGTGCCATCACCATGCGCAACGGCGCGGTGGAGCAATCGAACTTCCGCGACTACCAGCTGGCGCGCATCGGCGAGGTGCCGCGCAACGTCCACGTCGACATCCTCACGAACAACGATGCACTGCCCGGAGGCGTCGGCGAGCCCGGCGTTCCTCCGGTGGCACCGGCCATCGCCAATGCCGTTTTCGCCCTCACGGGGAAACGCATCCGCGAACTCCCCCTGACACGTGCAGGTGTGATCGCCTGA
- a CDS encoding molybdopterin-dependent oxidoreductase → MSSQSIVIPRRSFLAGLGLSVGTLALGLGLEPAYAQAATTAPVAGLTPNVFLHLAPDGTVTVLCHRSEMGQGIRSSMPVLVADELGADMAKVKLGQADGDKKYGDQNTDGSTSIRMGFDGMRRVGATARMMLIAAAAKQWKVPAAQCEAHDHAVFHPPSKRRLGFGELASLAAKVPVPKDTEIVLRPRSELKRIGTDLPLLDGPDIVTGRAIYAADVRLPGMLTAVVVRPPVVGGRVERYDATRARALPGVKRVLELPVPKRPFRFQPLGGIAVIADNTWTALKARSLLDITWAPGDNSSYDSVKYRETLLASVRKPGKTMRNVGDIEGALAKAARKLEAEYHVPHLAHASMEPPAAVARVDEKGCEVWACTQDPQTARDDVAKALGLDPAKVTVHVTLLGGGFGRKSKPDFIVEAALASRAVGAPVRLQWTREDDIQHDYYHSTCSQHLEASLDAQGKVTGWLHRTAFPSITSTTQDANITFGQPRELNQGVLDWPLAVPNLRAEVCEAKGHVRIGWLRSVHNINHAFAINSFIDEIAHARGVDPRANLLEMIGPARPLGLSELGVPALSNYGSPIDQHPVDASRLRRVVERVTELANWPAYQKDAKSGTRTRALGLAAHRSFVSYIAVVAAVVKAPDGKIRIDEAWIVADAGTVIHLDRVKAQMEGAVVFGMSLALHGAITMRDGAVQQSNFRDYPLARIGEVPRNIHVDIVPSEGRPGGVGEPGVPPVAPAIANAVFALTGKRIRELPLSRTGLV, encoded by the coding sequence ATGTCGTCGCAGAGCATCGTCATTCCCCGTCGTTCGTTCCTGGCCGGTCTCGGCCTGAGCGTGGGCACCTTGGCGCTGGGGCTCGGTCTCGAGCCGGCCTACGCACAGGCGGCGACCACCGCGCCGGTCGCAGGTCTGACGCCCAACGTCTTCCTGCATCTCGCGCCCGACGGCACGGTGACGGTGCTCTGCCATCGCTCGGAGATGGGGCAAGGCATCCGCAGCTCCATGCCCGTGCTCGTCGCCGACGAGCTCGGGGCGGACATGGCCAAGGTGAAACTCGGCCAGGCCGACGGCGACAAGAAATACGGTGACCAGAACACCGACGGCTCGACCAGCATCCGTATGGGCTTCGACGGCATGCGGCGGGTGGGCGCCACGGCGCGCATGATGCTCATCGCTGCCGCCGCGAAGCAGTGGAAGGTGCCCGCGGCGCAATGCGAGGCGCACGACCACGCCGTGTTTCATCCCCCGAGCAAGCGCCGTCTCGGCTTCGGTGAATTGGCCTCGCTCGCGGCCAAGGTGCCCGTTCCCAAGGACACCGAGATCGTCCTTCGTCCCCGCTCCGAGCTCAAACGCATCGGCACCGACCTGCCCTTGCTCGACGGCCCGGACATCGTCACCGGACGGGCCATCTACGCGGCGGACGTTCGCCTGCCCGGCATGCTCACCGCCGTCGTCGTGCGTCCGCCGGTGGTCGGCGGCAGGGTCGAGCGCTACGACGCCACACGCGCACGCGCCTTGCCGGGGGTGAAACGCGTCCTCGAGCTTCCCGTTCCCAAGCGGCCCTTTCGCTTCCAGCCGCTCGGTGGCATCGCGGTCATCGCCGACAACACGTGGACCGCGCTCAAGGCGCGCAGCCTGCTGGACATCACCTGGGCCCCCGGCGACAACAGCTCGTACGACTCGGTGAAATACCGCGAGACCTTGCTGGCATCCGTGCGAAAGCCCGGCAAAACGATGCGCAACGTCGGCGATATCGAGGGAGCGCTCGCCAAAGCCGCACGCAAACTCGAGGCCGAATACCACGTTCCCCACCTGGCCCACGCCTCGATGGAGCCACCCGCCGCCGTGGCCCGCGTCGATGAGAAAGGCTGCGAAGTCTGGGCCTGCACGCAAGATCCGCAAACGGCCCGCGACGATGTGGCGAAAGCGCTCGGCCTCGACCCCGCCAAGGTCACGGTCCACGTGACCCTTCTCGGCGGCGGGTTCGGACGCAAATCGAAGCCCGACTTCATCGTCGAGGCGGCGCTCGCCTCGCGTGCGGTGGGCGCGCCCGTTCGCCTTCAATGGACGCGTGAGGACGACATTCAGCACGATTATTACCATTCCACGTGCTCCCAGCACCTGGAGGCGAGCCTGGATGCGCAGGGCAAGGTCACCGGCTGGCTTCACCGCACGGCATTTCCGAGCATCACCTCCACCACCCAGGACGCGAACATCACCTTCGGCCAGCCGCGCGAGCTCAATCAAGGCGTGCTCGATTGGCCGCTGGCCGTGCCCAACCTCCGCGCCGAGGTGTGCGAGGCCAAGGGACACGTGCGCATTGGGTGGCTTCGTTCGGTGCACAACATCAACCACGCCTTTGCGATCAACAGCTTCATCGACGAAATCGCCCACGCGCGCGGCGTGGATCCGCGGGCCAATCTGCTCGAGATGATCGGGCCCGCGCGCCCGCTGGGCCTATCGGAGCTGGGGGTCCCGGCCTTGAGCAACTATGGCTCGCCGATCGATCAGCACCCCGTCGACGCCAGCCGATTGCGGCGCGTCGTCGAACGCGTCACCGAATTGGCCAATTGGCCGGCCTACCAGAAGGACGCCAAATCTGGCACGAGGACGCGCGCCCTGGGTCTTGCCGCGCACCGCAGTTTCGTGAGCTACATCGCCGTGGTGGCCGCCGTCGTCAAAGCCCCCGACGGCAAGATCCGCATCGACGAGGCCTGGATCGTGGCCGACGCGGGGACGGTGATCCACCTCGATCGGGTGAAGGCCCAAATGGAAGGCGCTGTCGTCTTTGGAATGAGCCTCGCCCTCCACGGCGCCATCACCATGCGGGACGGCGCCGTGCAGCAGTCGAATTTCCGCGATTATCCGCTCGCTCGCATCGGCGAGGTCCCGCGAAACATCCACGTGGACATTGTCCCGAGCGAAGGCCGCCCCGGCGGCGTGGGCGAGCCTGGCGTGCCACCGGTGGCGCCAGCCATCGCGAATGCGGTCTTCGCGCTCACCGGAAAACGCATACGCGAGCTCCCCCTCTCGCGCACAGGCCTGGTTTAG
- a CDS encoding purine permease, with protein MMRDAAKGAVHPVDEMLPFGALFLYGLQHVLAMYAGAIAVPLILSNAIGLTHEQTIYLINADLFTCGLATLIQTLGLWKLPVGMKIPLIQGCTFVAVTPMILIGKAHGLPAIYGSILVAGTITVILSPYMGKLLAFFPPVVAGTIITIVGVSLLPVAVNWAAGGNPHAPDYGDPRYAALAFVVLVFILLIYRFSSGFISNIAVMLGLALGTLVSIPLGFTNFSAVADAGWLGITTPFKYGWPTFDGTAIASMTLVMLITMTETTGSMLAAGEIVGKPVSKDDLTRGLRADGFSTVIGGVLNAFPYTAFSQNIGLLSLTGVKSRFAVSAAGVILMILGLFPKLAAIVAAIPQPVLGGAGLALFGMVGASGIRMLAKVDFDSGHNLMVVALSLGFGLIPLGNPHFYDRFPSWLQMILHSGITAGSIAAVTLNLFLNGVQRTSVKSEPFHAHGSNVRAP; from the coding sequence ATGATGCGTGATGCTGCGAAAGGCGCCGTACATCCGGTCGACGAGATGCTGCCGTTCGGCGCGCTTTTCTTGTACGGACTGCAACACGTCTTGGCGATGTACGCCGGCGCCATTGCGGTGCCGCTCATTCTATCCAACGCGATTGGGCTCACGCACGAGCAGACCATTTATCTGATCAACGCCGACCTTTTCACCTGCGGTTTGGCCACGTTGATTCAGACCTTGGGTCTTTGGAAGCTGCCCGTGGGGATGAAAATCCCGCTCATTCAAGGATGCACCTTCGTCGCCGTCACGCCGATGATCCTCATCGGCAAGGCGCATGGCCTTCCCGCGATTTACGGATCCATCCTGGTCGCGGGCACCATCACGGTGATTCTCAGTCCGTACATGGGCAAGCTCCTGGCATTTTTCCCGCCGGTGGTCGCGGGCACCATCATCACCATCGTGGGCGTTTCGCTCCTGCCCGTCGCGGTGAATTGGGCGGCGGGCGGCAATCCGCACGCGCCGGATTACGGCGATCCGCGTTATGCGGCACTCGCCTTCGTGGTGCTCGTCTTCATTTTGCTCATCTATCGATTTTCCAGCGGATTCATTTCCAACATTGCCGTCATGTTGGGCCTGGCGCTGGGCACGTTGGTGTCGATTCCACTCGGCTTCACCAATTTTTCCGCGGTGGCCGATGCGGGTTGGCTCGGCATCACCACGCCCTTCAAATATGGATGGCCCACCTTCGACGGCACGGCCATCGCTTCGATGACCTTGGTCATGCTCATCACGATGACCGAAACCACCGGCTCCATGCTGGCCGCGGGCGAAATCGTGGGAAAGCCCGTGAGCAAAGACGATTTGACCCGCGGGCTTCGCGCCGACGGGTTTTCCACGGTCATTGGCGGCGTGCTCAATGCATTTCCGTATACGGCCTTTTCACAGAACATCGGACTTCTCAGTTTGACGGGTGTGAAGAGCCGCTTCGCGGTGTCGGCCGCCGGTGTCATTTTGATGATTCTGGGGCTCTTTCCCAAGCTCGCCGCGATCGTGGCGGCGATCCCGCAACCGGTGCTCGGCGGGGCAGGCCTCGCGCTTTTCGGCATGGTGGGCGCCAGCGGCATCCGCATGCTCGCCAAAGTGGACTTCGACTCGGGGCACAATCTGATGGTGGTGGCGCTGAGCCTCGGATTTGGGCTAATTCCCTTGGGGAATCCTCATTTTTACGATCGATTTCCCTCGTGGCTGCAAATGATCCTTCATAGCGGTATCACCGCCGGGAGCATTGCCGCGGTCACGTTGAATCTGTTTCTCAACGGCGTCCAACGCACTTCCGTGAAGTCCGAGCCGTTTCACGCGCACGGGAGCAACGTCCGCGCGCCATAA